The proteins below are encoded in one region of Myxocyprinus asiaticus isolate MX2 ecotype Aquarium Trade chromosome 13, UBuf_Myxa_2, whole genome shotgun sequence:
- the LOC127450982 gene encoding somatotropin — protein MARADKQVAEGLKKKNVSCHFIFQAFVLLSVVLVSLLVNQGTASENQRLFNNAVIRVQHLHQLAAKMINDFEDSLLPEERRQLSKIFPLSFCNSDSIEAPTGKDETQKSSVLKLLRISFRLIESWEYPSQTLTGTVSNSLTIGNPSQITEKLADLKVGISVLIKGCLDGQPNMDDNDSLPLPFEDFYLTLGEGNLRESFRLLACFKKDMHKVETYLRVANCRRSLDSNCTL, from the exons ATGGCTAGAG CTGACAAACAAGTAGctgaaggtttaaaaaaaaaaaatgtatcttgtcattttatttttcaagcaTTTGTGCTGTTGTCGGTGGTGCTGGTTAGTTTGCTGGTAAACCAGGGGACAGCCTCAGAGAACCAACGGCTCTTCAACAATGCAGTCATACGTGTGCAACACTTGCACCAGCTGGCCGCAAAAATGATTAACGACTTT GAGGACAGCCTGTTGCCTGAGGAACGGAGGCAGCTGAGTAAAATCTTCCCTCTGTCTTTCTGCAACTCTGACTCTATAGAGGCGCCCACTGGCAAAGATGAAACCCAGAAGAGCTCT GTGTTGAAGCTCCTTCGCATCTCTTTCCGCCTCATTGAATCCTGGGAGTACCCAAGCCAGACCCTGACTGGAACCGTTTCAAACAGCCTGACCATCGGAAACCCCAGCCAGATCACAGAGAAGCTGGCCGACCTGAAAGTGGGCATCAGTGTACTCATAAAG GGATGCCTTGATGGTCAACCAAACATGGATGACAATGACTCCCTGCCACTGCCTTTTGAAGACTTCTACTTGACCTTGGGGGAGGGCAACCTCAGAGAGAGCTTTCGTCTGCTTGCTTGCTTTAAGAAGGACATGCACAAGGTGGAAACCTACCTTAGGGTAGCAAATTGCAGGAGATCCCTAGATTCCAACTGCACACTGTAG